In the Ramlibacter tataouinensis TTB310 genome, one interval contains:
- the dapA gene encoding 4-hydroxy-tetrahydrodipicolinate synthase, with product MRPITGSIVALATPMTDDGEVDYPGLRKLIDWHVAEGTDCIGVVGTTGESPTVSVEEHREIIRVSVEHAAGRVPIMAGCGANSTAEAVSLAKFARSVGADCQLQVVPYYNRPTQQGQYLHFKAIAEAVGDLPIVLYNVPGRTVADLQHDTVLRLAEVPGIVGIKEATGNIERAQWLIRDVPRGFAVYSGDDPTAVALMLCGGQGNVSVTANVAPRLMHDLCVAAIAGDRDRAMEIQRRLMPLHRHLFVEANPIPVKWAMARMGLCGPALRLPMTPLAPDHQPVVEQALKACGLLG from the coding sequence ATGAGACCGATTACTGGCAGCATCGTGGCCCTGGCCACCCCGATGACCGATGACGGCGAGGTGGACTACCCCGGCCTGCGCAAGCTGATCGACTGGCACGTCGCCGAAGGCACCGACTGCATAGGCGTGGTCGGCACCACCGGCGAATCGCCCACCGTCAGCGTCGAGGAGCACCGCGAGATCATCCGCGTGTCGGTCGAGCACGCCGCCGGCCGCGTGCCCATCATGGCCGGCTGCGGCGCCAATTCCACAGCCGAGGCCGTGTCCCTGGCGAAGTTCGCCCGCTCGGTGGGCGCCGACTGCCAGCTGCAGGTCGTGCCCTACTACAACCGGCCCACCCAGCAGGGCCAGTACCTGCACTTCAAGGCGATCGCCGAGGCGGTGGGCGACCTGCCCATCGTGCTGTACAACGTGCCGGGCCGCACCGTGGCCGATCTGCAGCACGACACCGTGCTGCGGCTGGCCGAGGTGCCGGGCATCGTGGGCATCAAGGAGGCCACCGGCAACATCGAGCGAGCGCAGTGGCTGATCCGCGACGTGCCGCGCGGCTTCGCCGTCTACTCCGGCGACGACCCCACCGCCGTCGCGCTGATGCTGTGCGGCGGCCAGGGCAACGTGAGCGTCACCGCCAACGTGGCGCCGCGCCTGATGCACGATCTGTGCGTGGCCGCCATCGCCGGCGACCGCGACCGCGCGATGGAAATCCAGCGCCGGCTGATGCCCCTGCACCGCCACCTGTTCGTCGAGGCCAACCCCATCCCCGTGAAGTGGGCGATGGCGCGCATGGGCCTGTGCGGCCCGGCGCTGCGGCTGCCGATGACGCCGCTGGCGCCGGACCACCAGCCGGTGGTCGAGCA